A genome region from Sphingobium sp. WTD-1 includes the following:
- a CDS encoding IS1380 family transposase: MPQATPAMKDDIATSFRFPAVGGKKITAAFDGGRLTSDGGVLLLAQAERAMGLCRRLAGCIADPRDPTRVIHRLDDILRARVFAIACGYEDADDLDALRDDPGFRLALGKLPGSGAGLASQPTMSRWENAPTTRELARMMAEMIGVYCASYPAPPVAVTLDIDDTCDVVHGYQQLSFWNGHHGERCFLPIHVYDTATGRPVAMLLRTGKTPSGAEAAGHIRRLVRHIRRYWPETHITFRGDGHYGRPEVMAFCEAHRVDYVFGLPTNAALRADPVIVAIADACAVKRATAQYPVLRNYAETHYGAKSWNCQRRVVARIEASTLGMDIRYVVTSLTEGSAEHIYDTLYCARGQAENLIKRHKAQLASDRTSCRSANANQMRLILHTAAYWLLWRVQQAIPKTTALATAEFATLRLRLLKVAARVIETSSRIRLAFASACPEADVFKAIATSLRPAPT, translated from the coding sequence ATGCCACAGGCCACACCCGCCATGAAAGACGATATCGCAACTTCATTCCGATTCCCAGCGGTCGGCGGGAAGAAGATCACAGCCGCGTTTGACGGTGGCCGACTGACCTCGGACGGCGGCGTTCTGCTGCTTGCGCAGGCCGAGCGCGCGATGGGGCTCTGCCGGCGGCTTGCGGGTTGCATTGCCGATCCGCGTGACCCGACGCGGGTGATCCATCGCCTCGATGACATCCTACGTGCCCGGGTGTTCGCGATCGCGTGCGGCTATGAAGATGCCGATGATCTCGACGCCCTGCGCGACGATCCGGGCTTCCGCCTGGCGCTGGGCAAGTTGCCGGGATCGGGCGCGGGGCTTGCCAGCCAACCGACGATGAGCCGCTGGGAGAATGCTCCGACCACGCGTGAGCTGGCCAGGATGATGGCCGAGATGATCGGCGTCTACTGCGCCAGCTATCCGGCTCCACCAGTGGCGGTGACGCTGGACATCGATGACACCTGCGATGTCGTGCACGGCTATCAGCAGTTGTCCTTCTGGAACGGGCATCACGGTGAGCGCTGCTTCCTGCCGATCCATGTGTACGACACCGCGACCGGTCGTCCGGTCGCGATGCTGCTGCGCACCGGTAAGACGCCGTCAGGCGCCGAAGCTGCCGGCCACATCCGGCGCCTGGTGCGTCATATCCGCCGGTACTGGCCAGAAACGCACATCACCTTCCGCGGCGACGGGCATTATGGCCGCCCCGAAGTCATGGCCTTCTGCGAGGCCCACCGCGTCGATTACGTGTTCGGCTTGCCGACCAATGCCGCGCTACGTGCTGATCCGGTCATCGTTGCCATCGCAGACGCCTGCGCGGTCAAGCGGGCCACGGCCCAGTATCCGGTCCTGCGCAACTATGCCGAGACGCACTACGGCGCAAAGAGCTGGAACTGCCAGCGCCGCGTCGTCGCCCGGATCGAGGCCAGCACGCTGGGCATGGATATCCGCTACGTCGTCACCTCGCTGACCGAAGGCTCGGCCGAGCATATCTACGACACGCTTTACTGCGCGCGCGGCCAAGCCGAAAACCTGATCAAGCGCCACAAGGCTCAACTCGCCAGCGATCGCACCTCGTGCCGCTCAGCCAATGCCAATCAAATGCGCCTCATCCTACACACCGCCGCCTACTGGCTGTTGTGGCGCGTCCAGCAGGCGATCCCCAAGACCACCGCGCTGGCCACGGCCGAGTTCGCAACGCTACGCTTGCGGCTGCTCAAGGTGGCTGCCCGCGTCATCGAAACCTCCTCGCGTATCCGTCTCGCCTTCGCGTCAGCCTGCCCGGAGGCCGACGTGTTCAAAGCAATCGCCACCAGTCTCCGGCCAGCACCGACATAG
- a CDS encoding DUF932 domain-containing protein: MASIARMTDTPPVSAPYRIDVSRGGRSGRVSSEWFSRPDDEKFLSLSSLYDSVRARADRSTTRTVESRAIRVEARSDDPERLTLIAPGDERPLTPTNWSFGQVASLVGAPASYLRQLPAALAGINLQHGLVTHRGEQVKILQTDDGRTELRAATGSQYGRVYDWELIQAIMAFAGDGVGDTRWKVPGTIDWGSMRYNPYVDITKETTTLYASDRDVFVFLVDDTHPIEAGKLPNGDPDLYFRGFYAWNSEVGSKTLGIATFYLRGVCANRCLWGVENFEEVNIRHSKFASARFAHQAAPALEHFANSSPQHFITGINAARERIVARKDEDRDAFLRRRGFSKTETTKIIQTVLAEEGHPPTSVYDFVQGITAVARTRPHQDSRLELEAKARKLLEQAL, encoded by the coding sequence ATGGCGAGCATAGCCCGCATGACCGACACGCCCCCCGTGTCCGCTCCCTATCGCATCGACGTCTCGCGCGGCGGCCGCAGTGGCCGCGTATCCTCGGAATGGTTCTCCCGGCCCGACGACGAGAAATTCCTCTCGCTCTCCAGCCTCTACGACAGCGTGCGAGCCCGGGCCGATCGCTCGACCACCCGGACCGTCGAAAGCCGCGCGATCCGCGTCGAGGCGAGAAGCGATGATCCCGAACGGCTCACGCTGATCGCACCGGGCGACGAGCGTCCACTCACACCCACCAACTGGTCCTTCGGCCAGGTCGCGAGCCTCGTCGGCGCCCCGGCCTCCTACCTGCGCCAGCTGCCCGCGGCGCTTGCCGGTATCAATCTACAACACGGACTTGTCACCCACAGAGGCGAACAGGTCAAAATATTGCAGACTGACGATGGCCGAACAGAACTGCGGGCCGCGACCGGAAGTCAGTATGGCAGGGTGTATGACTGGGAACTGATACAGGCCATCATGGCATTCGCCGGGGATGGCGTCGGCGATACACGGTGGAAAGTTCCTGGAACGATCGATTGGGGAAGCATGCGCTATAACCCTTATGTCGATATAACGAAGGAGACGACCACGCTCTACGCTTCGGACAGGGATGTCTTCGTGTTTCTCGTCGACGACACCCATCCGATCGAGGCCGGTAAACTGCCGAACGGCGATCCCGACCTCTATTTTCGCGGATTTTATGCCTGGAATTCCGAGGTCGGCTCCAAAACCCTCGGCATCGCGACATTCTATCTACGCGGCGTATGCGCGAACAGGTGCCTGTGGGGCGTGGAAAATTTCGAGGAAGTGAACATTCGCCACTCGAAATTCGCCAGCGCCCGCTTCGCACACCAGGCCGCCCCGGCGCTCGAGCACTTCGCGAACTCCTCCCCGCAGCACTTCATCACCGGCATCAACGCCGCGCGCGAACGTATCGTCGCGCGCAAGGACGAGGACCGCGACGCGTTCCTGCGGCGGCGCGGCTTCTCGAAAACCGAGACGACGAAGATCATCCAGACGGTCCTCGCCGAGGAAGGGCACCCGCCCACGAGCGTCTATGATTTCGTGCAGGGCATCACCGCCGTTGCGCGCACGAGGCCGCATCAGGACAGCCGCCTCGAACTCGAAGCCAAGGCCCGAAAGCTGCTCGAACAGGCGCTCTGA
- a CDS encoding MucR family transcriptional regulator, whose protein sequence is MADTEQPDLTAMTVQLLSAYFSNNQVPAGDIAGIIEATRGALEGKGEAEAPAPVEHVPAVSVRKSLGSREHLISMIDGKPYKTLKRHLATNGLTPAEYRERYKLPRDYPMVAPAYSEHRRAVAAKLGLGRKASETAQTEAPVTEQAVQEATPPAPVKERKPQRTNRKTNAATPVAEVPATAVEQTPESAPTPAPVKEQKSKRASRKANTVTPADEVAAIALEQTPESTSAPAPEKPKRTRATAANPKPASEAPVIAVETSEAAPLAPVTPAVSTAAAPAPAPAPAPRNAKGAATKSVAKKPAAKKASPKTSSGAKKPAAAKEAAAPSTTPEIKTPEAAKTESSAPVPRKKKLGIVTGAKSAASPKSKASGKRSNAAKKDAAKDETPASAE, encoded by the coding sequence GTGGCCGATACCGAGCAGCCCGATCTCACTGCAATGACGGTGCAGTTACTGAGCGCCTATTTCTCGAACAACCAGGTGCCGGCCGGCGACATCGCCGGGATCATCGAAGCGACACGCGGCGCCCTCGAAGGAAAGGGCGAAGCCGAAGCGCCGGCACCGGTGGAACATGTTCCTGCCGTATCGGTGCGCAAGAGCCTGGGCTCGCGCGAGCACCTCATCAGCATGATCGACGGCAAGCCGTACAAGACGCTCAAGCGGCATCTGGCGACCAACGGGCTGACCCCGGCCGAGTATCGCGAGCGCTACAAGCTCCCGCGGGATTATCCGATGGTGGCTCCCGCCTATTCCGAGCACCGCCGTGCCGTCGCTGCAAAGCTGGGCCTTGGAAGAAAGGCGAGCGAAACGGCACAGACGGAAGCGCCCGTCACCGAACAGGCCGTACAGGAAGCCACTCCGCCCGCCCCGGTGAAGGAGCGGAAGCCGCAACGCACGAATAGAAAAACCAATGCGGCGACGCCGGTCGCTGAGGTCCCCGCCACCGCCGTGGAGCAAACACCGGAATCCGCACCGACTCCGGCGCCAGTGAAGGAACAGAAGTCGAAACGCGCGAGCAGAAAAGCCAATACAGTGACGCCCGCCGATGAGGTTGCCGCGATTGCCTTGGAGCAAACGCCGGAATCCACATCGGCTCCGGCGCCGGAAAAGCCCAAGCGTACGCGTGCAACGGCGGCTAACCCCAAACCCGCCAGCGAGGCTCCCGTGATCGCCGTCGAGACGTCGGAGGCCGCACCCTTGGCACCGGTCACACCGGCTGTCTCGACTGCGGCCGCACCTGCGCCAGCACCCGCACCCGCACCCAGAAATGCGAAGGGCGCAGCCACAAAGTCAGTCGCAAAGAAACCGGCGGCGAAGAAGGCATCCCCGAAAACATCCAGCGGTGCGAAGAAGCCCGCCGCTGCCAAGGAAGCTGCCGCCCCGTCGACCACTCCGGAGATCAAGACTCCTGAAGCGGCGAAAACGGAATCGTCCGCGCCTGTCCCCAGGAAGAAGAAGCTCGGGATCGTCACTGGCGCTAAGTCCGCCGCATCGCCGAAGTCGAAAGCTTCTGGCAAGCGTTCGAATGCCGCAAAGAAAGACGCAGCCAAGGATGAGACACCGGCATCCGCGGAATGA
- a CDS encoding PRTRC system ParB family protein: MTRQPTRRLGTGISALIAASPPPATTLPLASISAGYNPRRYFDSRKHDELVASLRLRGMLQPILVRPVKETGEGYLIVAGGRRYRAALEAFGPEGEVPVIIREMTDQEALEAAIDENDVRDDASETEQADAALRVLAACQDDRGEAARRLGWSKTKLDRRLALAALCEPVKHALDQRRIKLGHAELLAAVPADKQEKALETILASGLDVGKTRDLLIRVTQDLAHACFDKGECLACPFNSAAQRALFETHIEDGHCTNAGCFELKTQTAEMIRFEQEECAEKAARTAKVSADDDTGAEQAEDEIDAIDDPDIAADGDEDGVVDDDSGDSGAPFLHLRDEQAASSANDARKPTAPIDTGARKPDTPKSPVTARSIAIRTRELREATWRTALARALAANPAHAQATILVAAMSGTLPEIKAETLRGRAGLLVGASFPDLDFSEKIAVVQALPEPQAATVLSAIGAAYAKDVAGFDHVADLARVFAVDLRDAWHVDKTFLERYSKEELRFIARECGVIAHIGEKAFAKLLGQKKTDLIAGMLHALGFEWAGRLPSAMTLDGAYGPPPARAVARASEVPITDLAA; encoded by the coding sequence ATGACCCGCCAACCTACCCGCCGCCTCGGCACGGGAATCTCCGCGCTGATCGCCGCGTCGCCCCCGCCCGCCACGACGCTGCCGCTCGCCAGCATCAGCGCCGGATATAATCCGCGCCGCTATTTCGACAGCCGAAAGCATGACGAGCTCGTGGCATCGCTGCGGCTGCGCGGAATGCTCCAGCCGATACTGGTTCGTCCCGTCAAGGAGACGGGTGAGGGCTATCTCATTGTCGCCGGGGGACGTCGCTACCGCGCGGCGCTCGAAGCCTTCGGGCCCGAGGGCGAAGTCCCCGTCATCATCCGCGAGATGACCGACCAGGAGGCCCTCGAGGCGGCAATCGACGAGAACGACGTGCGCGACGACGCTTCGGAAACCGAGCAGGCCGATGCGGCGCTCCGCGTTCTTGCCGCCTGCCAGGACGATCGCGGCGAAGCCGCTCGCCGGCTCGGGTGGTCGAAAACCAAGCTCGATCGCCGTCTCGCGCTCGCAGCCCTCTGCGAGCCGGTCAAGCACGCGCTCGACCAGCGCCGGATCAAGCTGGGACATGCCGAACTGCTCGCCGCCGTTCCCGCCGACAAGCAGGAGAAGGCGCTCGAGACGATCCTCGCCTCCGGTCTTGACGTCGGGAAGACCCGCGACCTGCTGATCCGGGTCACCCAGGATCTCGCCCATGCCTGCTTCGATAAAGGCGAGTGCCTTGCCTGCCCGTTCAACTCCGCAGCGCAGCGCGCCTTGTTCGAGACGCATATCGAGGACGGGCATTGCACCAATGCCGGGTGTTTCGAACTCAAGACCCAGACCGCCGAAATGATCCGCTTCGAACAGGAGGAATGCGCTGAAAAGGCTGCGCGGACTGCGAAGGTTTCCGCAGACGACGATACCGGCGCTGAGCAGGCCGAGGACGAGATCGACGCCATCGACGATCCGGATATCGCTGCCGATGGTGACGAAGACGGTGTCGTGGATGACGACAGCGGGGACAGCGGCGCGCCCTTCCTTCATCTCCGGGATGAACAGGCCGCATCTTCTGCGAATGATGCCCGAAAACCGACAGCGCCGATCGATACTGGCGCCAGGAAGCCGGACACGCCGAAGTCCCCCGTCACCGCCCGGTCGATCGCGATCCGCACCAGGGAACTGCGCGAGGCGACCTGGCGCACCGCGCTCGCCCGCGCGCTCGCCGCTAATCCGGCCCATGCCCAGGCCACGATCCTGGTCGCCGCGATGTCCGGTACGCTTCCGGAGATCAAGGCGGAGACATTGCGCGGGCGTGCCGGGCTGCTGGTCGGTGCGTCCTTCCCCGATCTCGATTTCAGCGAGAAGATCGCCGTGGTCCAGGCGCTACCGGAACCACAGGCCGCGACAGTGCTGTCCGCTATCGGCGCGGCCTATGCGAAGGATGTGGCCGGTTTCGATCATGTCGCCGACCTGGCGCGAGTCTTCGCCGTCGACCTGCGCGACGCCTGGCACGTCGATAAGACTTTCCTCGAACGCTACTCGAAAGAGGAACTCAGGTTCATCGCCCGCGAATGCGGGGTGATCGCACACATCGGCGAGAAGGCGTTCGCGAAACTGCTCGGCCAGAAGAAGACCGATCTCATCGCCGGCATGCTCCACGCACTCGGCTTCGAGTGGGCAGGGCGTCTGCCGAGCGCCATGACCCTCGACGGCGCATATGGGCCACCGCCTGCTCGGGCAGTTGCACGCGCTAGCGAGGTTCCGATCACGGACCTTGCCGCCTGA
- a CDS encoding strawberry notch C-terminal domain-containing protein has product MRFFSSLLVSLKIPTLIAAIEQELAAGNAVLVQLASTGEAIMDRRLSELSPEERAMMDVQVSPKETLVDYLKNAFPVRQMRVFRADDGTVRSEPMSDAQGNPVLCRQAIASRDELIEDLCALPAIPTALDALIAHFGTERVAEITGRSRRIATDSTGRQKIERRGARANVLEVQAFQNGNKSIAAFSLAGSTGRSMHSDRNCPTAHCRRTHFLLELGFRILSAVQGFGRSHRTNQVTPPVYRPLTTDCRGERRFLSTIIRGLEALGALTRGQRQAGSQNLFDPSDSLESEFARDALVQWFHLLYEGKLRSVTLADFQENTGLELCDEGGELKERLPPIHRWLNRILALRIATQNRIFEEFLGLVEDRVEAARAAGTLDLGIETIRAERVHVLSDQLLRADPVTGAETRLLRLELHRRPPVTSWAALQYELRGSGEVRWLHNTRSGRVALYVSTWPGQDEDGQWIERCYLIRPGGRARMDVAGRRSSVTASTRSGTRKPAMLGKSLWSKRSRWRRACSCPCGTDFPPMTYACGGSTTAPACPFSGVSSIPAPSDGSNRHSGLPAA; this is encoded by the coding sequence TTGCGGTTTTTCTCCAGCCTGCTCGTGAGCCTGAAGATCCCGACGCTCATCGCGGCCATCGAGCAGGAACTGGCGGCGGGTAATGCCGTGCTGGTGCAGCTGGCGAGCACGGGCGAAGCCATCATGGACCGGCGGCTGTCCGAACTCTCGCCGGAGGAACGGGCGATGATGGATGTCCAGGTCTCTCCCAAGGAGACCCTCGTCGACTATCTGAAAAATGCCTTCCCGGTGCGCCAGATGCGGGTCTTTCGCGCCGATGACGGCACGGTTCGCTCGGAACCGATGAGTGACGCCCAAGGCAATCCCGTGCTCTGCAGGCAGGCAATTGCTTCTCGCGACGAACTGATCGAGGACCTGTGCGCTCTGCCTGCCATTCCGACCGCGCTCGACGCGCTGATCGCACATTTTGGTACGGAGCGGGTCGCCGAGATCACGGGCCGTTCCCGGCGCATCGCCACCGACAGTACGGGCCGGCAGAAGATCGAGAGGCGCGGCGCCCGCGCCAATGTCCTCGAGGTCCAGGCCTTTCAGAACGGCAATAAATCGATCGCCGCCTTCTCTCTCGCGGGCAGCACCGGCCGGTCCATGCATTCGGATCGGAACTGCCCGACCGCGCATTGTCGCCGGACCCATTTTCTCCTCGAACTGGGATTTCGCATCCTTTCGGCAGTACAGGGCTTCGGTCGCAGCCACCGCACCAATCAGGTGACGCCGCCGGTCTATCGCCCGCTCACGACCGATTGCCGCGGCGAGCGCCGGTTCCTCAGCACGATTATCCGGGGCCTCGAAGCGCTCGGCGCGCTGACCCGGGGCCAGCGTCAGGCCGGATCGCAGAATCTTTTCGATCCATCCGACAGTCTGGAATCCGAGTTCGCGCGCGATGCGCTCGTCCAGTGGTTTCATCTTCTTTATGAGGGCAAGCTGCGCAGCGTGACGCTCGCCGATTTCCAGGAGAACACCGGATTGGAACTGTGCGACGAGGGCGGGGAACTGAAGGAGCGCCTGCCGCCGATCCACCGCTGGCTTAATCGCATCCTCGCCCTGCGCATCGCCACGCAGAACCGCATCTTCGAAGAATTCCTGGGACTGGTCGAGGATCGCGTCGAAGCGGCGCGGGCCGCCGGAACGCTTGATCTGGGGATCGAGACGATCCGCGCCGAACGTGTGCATGTTCTGTCCGACCAACTCCTGCGCGCCGACCCAGTGACCGGCGCGGAAACGAGGCTGTTACGGCTCGAACTTCATCGAAGACCGCCGGTCACCAGTTGGGCCGCGTTGCAGTACGAGTTGCGCGGTTCGGGCGAGGTGCGGTGGCTGCACAATACGCGCTCGGGTCGGGTGGCGCTCTATGTGTCGACATGGCCGGGGCAGGACGAGGACGGCCAATGGATCGAACGCTGTTATCTCATACGCCCTGGTGGCCGGGCGCGAATGGACGTGGCGGGGAGGAGATCGAGCGTGACAGCTTCCACGCGCTCTGGGACGCGGAAGCCCGCCATGCTGGGGAAAAGCTTGTGGTCGAAACGATCACGCTGGCGACGGGCCTGCTCCTGCCCGTGTGGAACAGACTTCCCGCCGATGACGTACGCGTGTGGCGGATCGACGACGGCACCGGCATGTCCATTCTCGGGCGTATCATCCATCCCGGCGCCATCGGACGGCTCGAACAGGCATTCGGGCTTGCCGGCGGCGTAA
- a CDS encoding N-6 DNA methylase, protein MVASSFASDVSAAHAPHLKAMRKLLERCQPRHDIYTVFGHCMEAMAIAIANSVDLRQRARREARYLDIVGRYGADVVESFPRVMAELAMALETGMSDVLGQLFHDLELHNKAKGQFFTPYSLSRAMADMLIGDNATRRETIETRGHLTAMEPACGSGSMVIALADALRAQDINYQRHLHVTAIDIDPRAVHMAYAQLSLLHVPARLIVGNALSGEIREQWFTPAHILGGWTARLASAPQDKTAIETIPPVVAAKSAGSFKETEPAPGYNKPSPLPRQLSLF, encoded by the coding sequence ATGGTCGCCTCATCGTTTGCTTCGGATGTGTCCGCAGCCCATGCCCCGCATCTCAAGGCCATGCGAAAGCTCCTCGAGCGCTGCCAGCCGCGCCACGATATCTACACGGTGTTCGGGCACTGCATGGAGGCGATGGCAATCGCGATCGCCAACAGCGTCGACCTGCGCCAGCGGGCGCGGCGCGAAGCCCGTTACCTCGACATCGTCGGGCGCTACGGCGCCGACGTCGTCGAAAGCTTCCCACGGGTCATGGCCGAACTCGCCATGGCGCTGGAAACGGGAATGAGCGACGTGCTCGGCCAGCTGTTCCATGATCTCGAACTGCACAACAAGGCGAAGGGCCAGTTCTTCACGCCCTATTCGCTCAGCAGGGCGATGGCGGACATGCTGATCGGTGACAACGCCACCCGTCGGGAAACCATAGAAACCCGAGGGCATCTTACCGCCATGGAGCCGGCATGCGGGTCCGGCAGCATGGTCATCGCGCTTGCCGACGCCCTGCGGGCCCAGGACATCAATTATCAGCGCCACCTCCATGTGACCGCGATCGACATCGATCCCCGCGCGGTCCATATGGCCTATGCGCAATTGTCGCTGCTGCACGTTCCCGCGCGCCTGATCGTCGGCAATGCGCTTTCCGGTGAGATTCGGGAGCAGTGGTTCACACCAGCCCATATCCTTGGCGGTTGGACCGCCCGGCTGGCGTCAGCGCCCCAGGACAAGACCGCGATCGAAACGATCCCGCCTGTTGTGGCTGCGAAATCGGCCGGCTCGTTCAAGGAGACCGAACCTGCACCCGGCTACAACAAGCCATCGCCGTTACCGCGTCAACTCAGCCTTTTCTGA
- a CDS encoding PRTRC system protein E: MLITSLLPLLARYSLGCDLVAGPGGMVTLTIIPRMIEGGGHKPDAGELRPIALTASAAEIDAELARGEDGALGQLIAGRKALADQLEEQRQATEAARAAATAKAKAATPTPKPTPKPVAAGATAHASGSPPADAKPEEPASLW, encoded by the coding sequence ATGCTGATTACCAGCCTGCTTCCGCTGCTCGCCCGCTATTCGCTCGGTTGCGATCTTGTCGCCGGGCCCGGGGGCATGGTCACGCTCACCATCATCCCGCGCATGATCGAAGGCGGCGGCCACAAGCCCGACGCCGGTGAACTCCGGCCGATCGCGCTCACCGCGAGCGCCGCCGAGATCGATGCCGAACTTGCGCGGGGCGAGGACGGCGCACTCGGCCAGCTCATCGCCGGGCGCAAGGCGCTTGCCGACCAGCTGGAAGAGCAGCGGCAGGCTACCGAAGCCGCTCGCGCTGCCGCGACCGCGAAGGCCAAGGCGGCGACACCGACACCGAAACCGACGCCGAAACCGGTGGCCGCTGGCGCGACCGCGCACGCTTCCGGCAGTCCGCCGGCCGACGCCAAGCCCGAAGAGCCCGCCAGCCTTTGGTGA
- a CDS encoding PRTRC system protein C, with protein sequence MQIDHLTRTYRYDGIDLPVPPHLAQDPAALRAYHATLYPAILNAETVDAGVMGGAHVTEYRRAVGTKG encoded by the coding sequence ATGCAGATCGATCATCTCACCCGAACCTATCGCTATGACGGCATCGACCTTCCGGTGCCGCCGCATCTCGCGCAGGACCCGGCCGCGCTGCGCGCCTATCATGCGACGCTCTACCCGGCGATCCTCAACGCCGAGACGGTCGATGCCGGGGTCATGGGCGGCGCGCATGTCACCGAATATCGCCGCGCCGTCGGCACCAAGGGCTGA
- a CDS encoding ABC transporter ATP-binding protein encodes MTTFAILARLTQLMLSARLGARQSLVEAFALEALVIAMGVAGPYALKLLIDMLADPSGSLLYLFVTVMLFVGCWAGASILETARLSCTAKMVDALARHFIIRALAAALPEITAARDSRSGRVPGMLERLPYSLTLVVEGLIWRLGPVILQALASLVVIAGLIRPRYVLILALTLLGFLAATWLGARRHRIHAEATNAAASHVSRTIGDIVRNARRVVLNGALDRELLHTGAALGAKRHAAAGMYRSLTLMAALQFCVVGLGLVALLLLAALDVGRGRMSAGDFVLLQTYAFRLTVPLSSLGYILAQAGVAIANIRDVLNFATIDAENSALSPGLTASSDLVAENVSFHYGEGMSGVAGISVHVPAGSFVAIVGPNGSGKSTLAQLLAGVLEPSFGTITMGGTDIAAIPWADRHRHILYAPQFIGLFNRSLRENILYPPANQAIGDVEELLHLWRFHEPGRPIDFEMELGEQGERLSGGQVQKLELARLAGVDVPVLILDESTSALDPRSEANAITKLRSRADGATTLIMITHRLATAQAADQVLFMEGGRLAGCGTHRELMDRHGSYRQLWLEECSTKLPDDQWLDQKRLS; translated from the coding sequence GTGACGACATTTGCTATATTGGCGCGGCTGACGCAGCTGATGCTATCGGCGCGCCTGGGTGCAAGGCAAAGCCTGGTCGAGGCCTTCGCCCTCGAAGCCCTCGTGATCGCGATGGGCGTTGCCGGACCCTACGCCCTCAAACTCCTGATCGACATGCTGGCAGATCCTTCGGGATCGCTCCTGTATCTGTTCGTCACCGTGATGCTGTTCGTGGGATGCTGGGCGGGCGCATCGATCCTCGAGACCGCGAGGCTTTCCTGTACCGCGAAAATGGTCGATGCGCTGGCGCGGCATTTCATCATCCGCGCGCTCGCTGCGGCCCTGCCCGAGATTACCGCGGCGCGCGACAGCCGCAGCGGCCGCGTTCCCGGCATGCTGGAGCGCCTGCCTTACAGCCTGACGCTGGTCGTCGAGGGTCTGATCTGGCGGCTCGGGCCGGTGATCCTCCAGGCCCTGGCCAGTCTCGTGGTGATCGCGGGCCTGATCCGGCCCCGTTATGTCCTGATCCTGGCGCTGACGCTGCTGGGTTTCCTTGCCGCGACCTGGCTCGGCGCCAGGCGTCATCGCATTCATGCCGAGGCGACGAATGCGGCGGCATCGCATGTCTCGCGCACGATCGGCGATATCGTGCGCAATGCTCGCCGCGTGGTGCTGAACGGCGCGCTCGACCGCGAGCTGCTGCATACCGGCGCTGCCCTCGGCGCGAAGCGTCACGCGGCCGCCGGCATGTACCGTTCGCTCACGCTCATGGCGGCGCTGCAGTTCTGTGTGGTCGGGCTTGGTCTCGTGGCGCTGCTGTTGCTCGCCGCTCTCGATGTCGGCCGGGGGCGCATGAGTGCGGGCGATTTCGTCCTGCTCCAAACGTACGCCTTCCGGCTGACCGTGCCGCTCAGTTCGCTCGGCTATATCCTCGCGCAGGCGGGGGTAGCCATTGCCAACATCCGCGACGTCCTGAACTTTGCGACCATCGATGCAGAGAACAGCGCCCTGTCCCCTGGTCTTACAGCGTCGTCAGATCTTGTCGCCGAGAATGTGAGCTTCCACTATGGCGAGGGGATGTCCGGCGTGGCCGGGATATCTGTGCATGTGCCGGCTGGTTCTTTCGTCGCGATCGTTGGTCCCAACGGTTCGGGCAAGTCCACGCTCGCCCAGCTTCTCGCAGGTGTCCTTGAACCTTCATTCGGCACGATCACGATGGGCGGGACAGATATCGCGGCGATCCCCTGGGCGGATCGGCATCGCCATATCCTCTATGCGCCGCAGTTCATCGGCCTGTTCAACCGGTCGCTGCGCGAGAACATCCTCTATCCCCCGGCGAACCAGGCGATCGGCGATGTCGAGGAATTGCTGCACCTTTGGCGGTTTCATGAACCTGGCAGACCGATCGACTTCGAGATGGAACTGGGGGAACAGGGTGAGCGTCTTTCGGGAGGCCAGGTCCAGAAGCTGGAGCTCGCGCGGCTGGCAGGCGTGGACGTGCCGGTGCTGATCCTCGATGAAAGCACCTCCGCTCTCGATCCGCGCAGCGAGGCGAACGCGATCACGAAATTGCGGAGCAGAGCCGACGGGGCAACCACGCTCATCATGATCACGCATCGGTTGGCGACGGCGCAGGCCGCAGACCAGGTCCTGTTCATGGAGGGCGGACGCCTGGCAGGATGCGGTACGCATCGGGAGCTTATGGATCGTCACGGGTCATACCGGCAATTGTGGTTGGAGGAATGCTCGACGAAGTTACCTGATGATCAATGGCTGGATCAGAAAAGGCTGAGTTGA